From a single Lolium rigidum isolate FL_2022 chromosome 7, APGP_CSIRO_Lrig_0.1, whole genome shotgun sequence genomic region:
- the LOC124670386 gene encoding protein DESIGUAL 3-like, translated as MARVEAVVVCLLIVAMDAAAGVLGIYAEKAQNQGRHLRILFIECRQPVRQAYKLGVAAAAVLAASHAIANIVGGCACVCCSGDKLRRSSPNRHMASFALVLTWMVLIVGLALLVLGALPNSKKSMAHCGVMRHNFLSIGGILCFVHALFCLVYYVSANAAAREESGRGSKAVGVHT; from the exons ATGGCAAGAGTCGAAGCGGTGGTGGTCTGTCTCCTCATCGTCGCCatggatgccgccgccggcgtgctCGGGATATACGCCGAGAAAGCTCAGAACCAG GGGAGGCACCTGCGGATACTGTTCATCGAGTGCCGGCAGCCGGTCCGGCAGGCCTACAAGCTCGGCGTCGCGGCGGCCGCGGTGCTGGCGGCGTCGCACGCCATCGCCAACATCGTCGGGGGCTGCGCGTGCGTCTGCTGCTCCGGCGACAAGCTCCGGCGCTCGTCGCCCAACCGGCATATGGCTTCATTCGCCCTGGTCCTCACATG GATGGTTCTGATAGTGGGGCTGGCGCTGCTGGTCCTCGGGGCGCTGCCCAACTCCAAGAAGTCGATGGCTCACTGCGGGGTGATGCGGCACAACTTCCTCTCCATCGGCGGCATCCTCTGCTTCGTGCACGCGCTCTTCTGCCTCGTCTACTACGTCTCCGCCAACGCCGCCGCGCGGGAGGAAAGCGGCCGCGGCTCCAAGGCCGTCGGCGTGCACACCTGA